The Juglans regia cultivar Chandler chromosome 10, Walnut 2.0, whole genome shotgun sequence genome includes the window TCCCCTGCTTGAGCATTCTTGCTACCTTATCCCTCCCCATTCCCATAAACCTTGGGCTATTCCTCACTGTTCACTCAAAAAAGGCCACGATGTCGAATTTCGGAAACTCCTCTGGTCCTTTCAGGTCTAAGAAATCGACCACACACGAAATCATTCTACCTAATTCGAAAATATCACAACCAATAATCGACACCACGGCAATCGGTAACAATTTGTTATCTTTCCGCATCACGACATAGGCGTAAGCGCCGATTATGTTGGAACCCTAAGGCTAGAAGAGGAACACGAAGTGAGGAACTGTCAAAGTGATGCGAATTGGAAGATTGCAGAATTGATGAAGGGTTGTGTGGGGAAAACATACCGTTTAACCAGCTTTTTTATTATGTGTTGATTCTGTAGTATGCACCGTTTTATATGAATTGAAACAGTGTGTTTTATTACTGTCTTTTATTATGTAGTGAATAATGgtcaatttatcttaatttatgaaAGGTTGTTACGAAGTGGGTATTTGAGAGAGGAACAAAGTGTAGTGGAGCATCTTTTTGAGTAGTTTGAATTTGTCTGTAATGGATGTTGGGTCCCTCGAAGTACCCGTAGCTATGAATCAGTGgctcttttaaaatttttatcaaacactGTTCGTGCATTCCATTTCCTTCTTCATATAGTATTTCTTACAATATATTACATCAATCATTACATCCAATCAAcataaaaacatttccttaCAATTCTCTGGAAACAGTTTATTACATCACATCAGATTAAGTATATTATAAAGATTTACAAGAAGGATCCTAATAGATTAGAATAGGGAACCAATCGCCTTGGCCGAATTCATTCTTAGTGATCATGGCGATCATTGTTTTGACGTCGTTGGATTTGGAACTAGACAAATCTAAGCTAAAAATTAGGGTTTGGGTCGCATAGACTTTCGTTTTCTTGTAATTGTGAAGGGTGCCCGTACCTCCGGTGCCAATGCGAAATAAGGTTCAATGGGGGCCATTAGGCCACCGAGCTGGGCATCAAAGTTGTCAAACTCCTGGATGAGGCCGCAAACTAAACATACCAGGCTCCCCATGATGTCGTTGTGGACGAGGGACTTGCTACAACAAGCGGTGCAACTGCATGAGCCGCTGGATATTGTGCATCCGTATTTTATTGCACTAAAAACATGGGATCTAACTAGAATTCTTTGATTGGGAGTTTCTCTCTCTGTTCAAAACCCTTATGTGGAGAAGAAgtgtaaagttttaaaaacgCTACGTTCcgagacaaaaataatttaccCAAAAACCAACGTATACCTAGGCGTATAAAtttaaactgaaaaatcggTCCGAAACCGattattgttttaggaaaaCTGGctcgatccggtccggtttcggtTCTGTAGTTTACGGGATCGGACCTGACTGAACCGAACcggtttgaaaaaatatatataaattaattttatatattatacaaaatatatatataatataattatatattaaatttttatatataatatatataattatatatcatatatgaaataatttcatattataatttataaattataacataaaatgttaatcttaaatatgaatatttgtaatttgtttgatcacatgttattaatataattatatataagataatgttgttataatttataaaataaaagtttaatcttaaagatgaaaatttaattgatcatatgctttaaacataatatatattaaattattaataaaattttatcataagaagtaacactttattatattttttttacatttaaaaaaaaattgtaaaatcgGATCAGAAATCTGTAAAATCGGAggtatcggtttaggagggtaattgGAGTGTAATAggttttaaaaatgtaaaattagtACATACTAATTCAgtcttagattttatccaaaatcaaaCTGAACCGGACCGATTACGTCCCAACGTATATCCAAAAACTcgatatatttcatttttcgcattttgttgttatttatttatttataatatatgggTGATGCGGCAATTATGCCACATCAACCGATTGCCACGCGTGTACCCATCCCGTGTGACTGTAGaataactgttttttttttagcattgctacacaacttccaccacactccatactccacattttttttaattttttaatatatattttatttttttttgattttattctttttaaattatttcaaattttttatttattattcatataataaatatttaataaaaattaaaaataatgtggagtgtggagtgttaggaggttgtgaaggttttttgtttttttttaccccCTTTGTCGTATAAAACTTCGTTCACAGAATCACAAGTATAAAACGATATCGttcttaatataataatatctaCTACTGGTGGACTACTTGTCTACTACTCTCAGAGTCAAGGACTGGGACGGTGGAACACCGCCTTAGGCCTTCAAGCAGGACGATCCTTCGCCCATCCCAATCTCCCACAGGCAAGCTGTCCGTACAATTTCGCCCGTAACCCTTAGGCAAGAAGATACAAAAATTTGCTCGCCATGGATATGCAACATGGAGATTTAGATCGGATCCTCTTTTTCGAGCACGCCCGCAAGACCGCCGAGGCTACATACGCTAAGAACCCTCTCGATGCCGATGTTCGTCAATCTGCATTTTTGGATCACCCTTACCCTTTTTagagttgttttttttaaacagaaGAATACTTTTCTGTATTGTGGTTTGATTTCTCGGAGACCGTGGGCAAATAAAGAAACTTCTCCTTAATTGTTGCGTGCGATCGATATTTttgttcttcctttttttcGACAAGTAATAATTTGTGGTCTTCctgttgtttatatatatatatatatatatatatatatatttgtttcttATGCAGAACTTGACGAGGTGGGGAGGAGCACTGTTAGAGTTGTCTCAATTTCAGAGCGTCGCTGAGTCAAAAAAGATGATTCAAGGTGCTCGGTTTTGTGAATATACTGGGTTACCGAGCTGTAGCTTCCATTGAGCCTGAGTATTTTAAGAACACCTGTTTTTTATGGTTGGTTTATGGTAATTAAAATTCTTCACCCTATCTACGGGTCTAAGTTCGTCACAAAGTCTTCACGAAATGGTATCGGACTGACAATGTAGATTCCTTGTTAACATGATCCATAGCTTCACCAACGTGCAATGCTACTGTGTTTCACCTCTAGTTGGTTTTGATCCATTTTTATGGTAGCTAGTAAACTCGGAATTACTTCATCTCTAGTGAAGAGTTTCTGACGAGGGTCCAATACGTGTTTTTGATTCACAGATGCAATTTCGAAGCTGGAGGAGGCATTGTTGGTTAATCCTAAGAAGCATGATACTCTTTGGTGCCTGGCAAATGCTCATACTTCTCATGCATTTTTTACTCCAGAGCAGGATGAGGCGAAGGATTATTTTGATAAGGCAGCTTTCTACTTTCAGCAAGCCGTCGATGAggtattattttcaaattctcattggaaggaagatgtttgtgtgtgtttttttatgttatacTTCATGTACGTCTTTTGCGCTTTTTAATAAAAGCTTCTATcgattataaagaaaaaactattgTTAATGCAATACTTTTCAGTTGTATATTTATTGAGTAGTTCTGCTATGTTGTAGGATCCGGGGAATGACCTTTATCGCAAGTCTTTGGAAGTGGCTGCCAAGGTAATTTTCTGTCTTATGCTGAGAAACGTGCTCATGCTGTGTTGTATTTACTCATGAAAGTGTTGAGCACAAAGCTATTTTCTTCACCTTGCTTTAAAGTTGACCTGTTACAATTGGTTTTCTAGGGGACATTGCTTCTGTTACCCTGTTGAGCTGGAGAATCAGATGCCATTGTTGCATTAGtagatatatttttcttgaattctCAACCCTCTTGCTTTTAAATTGGTAATATCAATGCTAGAGACCATAGTTGAGTCtcattcctattttattttcattctttggTACGAAAGAATTGTCATTTCGAATAGGCTACCTTAGTCCTTACACGGTTTTTTTATTGTCTCCTGCCTTTTAATAGGCATGAACTTGTGAAAAGAGAATTaattttgcaattttttaaaaaggtcTGAAGTGAATGGACAAAAGATTTGGGAGTTAACTGTCCAATATGATAATAATTCCATATTCTCGATATTGATAATGTTATTGAATCAGGATTTTTTCAACATGTTTAGGACCTAGTTGCATAATTTTATGCGGGTTAAATATTTCTCCAGCACCATAAGTCATGCAAAGCATAAGTATGTTCCATGCATCTTAGAAGACCTACgatatgtaaataaatattttttacagcTCTGCTGTTGCCAGATAGGTGGctgttggtttttcttttctttgctttttttgtatttatttatttattttgagactaGTGACCATATCCTAACGAAAAGGGGGTAACATCCAGACTTCTAAATGTGCTGAGTGCTTCTCCTGGACAGAAATTTAGCTCTGATTAGGTcttagaaaaattctttttttttttccttttgggtcAGCAAATATTACCTttagtatggtgattctctttttatatgggtaatacacacacactatgaatgagatttcttgaaattgCTGGCCATATTCTTCATTTGATTTATATGTTAAGAATGAACTTGTTTTTCAGACTGACCCAATATATACCTGGTTTTGATGATGAATTTCAATCCAATTTGAAACTTGAATTGCTCTCGCTTTAGGCGCCTGAATTGCACATGGAAATCCATAAGCATGGTTTGGCTCAACAAGCAATGGGGGCAGCAGGACCTTCTACTTCATCAGGCTCAAAGGTGAGATCTTGAAATTTCAGTGTCCCTTATGTTTGCTGTCAGTTGTCTTTggttattatttctcattattGATGGTCTGGAAAAAATAGagcatctcatttccttctttcttttttcacattaaGATAGTTAGAGTTTAGATCAAACTGTTTCTCTGTGCCCTTCCTGTGTTATTGACCTAATATAAGTGCTTGGTTGTAAACAGCATTGTTAGTAACTTGATGCACTTTAGCTGAAAGATGTATAAGTCACAGGGCATTACTCTTCCACATACATGCATGCTGGCACTGATCCTGGCACATCCGTCCAGCGGCTGTCAATATAACACTCATTTTGCACTTCATATCCACATTAGATAGTTCCTCACATATCCATCCAAGCATCCAAGTTGTATGCCAGTGCCTTCTTCGGTATTTTAGATTCAATCAACATATTGGTAGCTGATACATATTGAATTGTGGTTTACTCAATTCCTCTCTTTTACAGACCtcctcaaagaaaaagaagagtagTGATCTCAAGTATGACATATTTGGATGGATAATTCTAGCCGTTGGAATTGTTGCATGGGTAGGATTCGCAAAATCCCAGCTtcctccacctcctcctccacgATAAGTTAGGCATTCAGTGGTATTCTGACAGAGATTGCAGATTTATCAGGGTTTCATGGCTGATTTAagtagaaaattgaaaatcaaatctgATCCATCATCCATTAGTTATCTGTTTACCCCCGGAAGTGTTCTCCTTGTGTAACTGATATATGAGGAGAGTCTTCGAATCTTCTGtatgaaatattgatttttctcCGGTTGAGCCGCTATTTTGTAGATGCGCTGTAGGTTTTTATTGTGACGAAGCTTCGTTATTTCTTTTTGTCCTGGGGTGTTTCACCAGAAAACCTTCGAGTGAAAATGTTTCTGTTAAATAACATTCTTCCAGTGGGTTGTGTGATTATGGTGTCTGGTGTTTTGAAGTGATTATGGTCATGGTACTCTCTCTTCAGTCTTCAATACACAGACTATTTTCCCTACCTGGGTCATGACAATTGAATCAAAGGGAACATAGATTtactaaagaaaatttttatttaagtcgGTTTATTTAAGTCGGTGTGTGGCACATACATTTTATATCTGATGATATGGCAATATTGATGATATGGCAATATTGCAATTCGAATCATGTCACGTCAATAATATGAATAGAATGACTCGTTATCATACTCATTTATCAAATTCTAATAATTGTATCATGAATTCATGGCTTGATAGTTGATGATATATGCAATTAGGGCTGAAAAtattcacatttttattttgaataaaactgGCCGATTAAGTGGGAGAAAGCCGGCCAGACTGGTTCCCATCGATTCGACGGTTTTGTAATCGGTTTTGGGCCTTACCGGTGGAGCACCACAGATTCATTACAATTCACAACATACTATACTTAAAAATAACAATTCACAAATTCTCACTAATTTAAGAACTAAAGCAATTTCTATAAAGAAATAGGTACTGAGAGTTTTGCCTGTGGCCAGCCTGTCCGATGGAGAGCCGAGAGAGGtttgagagtgagagtgagagtgagagtgagagtgagagatgaGTGAGAAACAATGGATAGAACAAACGAATAAGGGACACTTAAAATGACACCGTAAAGTATATTAAACCAGATGACgctgttttcattttttttcttaacatatatatatagatataaaaaggacgttgtttaacttatttatGTTAAATGACATCGATTTGAAtaagctcatctcaactcatctcaactcatcattacaattttttcaaatttcaatacaaaatataataaacaattcaactttttcaaattctaaaataataataatatcaaaaaataatattctaataatattttatcatctcaactcactttaacattcaaacacaacctaagaataaaacaaaacatatatattatatctattggTTCATTGCATGTTCAAACCGGAACCGAATCGGCTAATATCAGTTTCTATTAATTTGGACCATCGGCTTCGGCCAGTTCCAAATTTTGACAGCTGGTCATTGTCAAAGATGATCGGTTCTGACAGTTCTTATTCAGTCCTATACAGTGGCGGACCTACGTCTATCTAAGGGGGGCCATGACGCTCccaattttttttgaaaaaaaacatatacccttggtttttaatcataattttataaatatagaaaatgcctcccataaaatttataatcccTATATGTTTTgcacaattttataaaattccaaTATACTTATAAATGTCTCtccagcattttttttttcttatagtcccaaaattttgtgtaatttttatatattatttattttcaagagtggtctcaccaaaattaaataaaaactaagtttagagtaaataataaacttattaatatggatcctaaaattttttgttatacaacATTAGGCTCCTTGATGTGGAAtccaaagtgaaaatacaagaaaaaccaTTTAAGATTGGTGATTTATATGCAAAACAGTTGAGAGGTTTTATCCTTTAGACTTCATCGAgcaagaaaaaacttatttaaagtctcaattatagtattatatgcttaatatgacatgaaaatatctagaatttacataaaacttaataaattagCTTACATACTAGtttctatgaagaaaataaattttaaatgttttattataaaaataattaatgaatactatttcatgaaatattatcgtaaaaatctgaaacatatattaaaatgtatttttataattttatttttacatatatatatatagcaaattatcaatatttaattttatatataattatatttttatgatttttgaatcTTTAACGTATCACACACTAAAAATTTGGCACCTTCCTAAAAAATTGCCGGCTCCGCCGCTAGCATGCAATCGCCACACTTGATACATGTTGAACACACGTATAGCACGTGTCGTCAACACTCAACCCCACGCAAAGTGAATGTACGGCACATGACACGACATGGTTGTGTGTCGTGTGGTGGCATGGCGTTGGGCGTTTACAACATTGCTTTAATGCAGTTTGGTACAAATACTTGAAggatgtaattattttgtgggGGTATACTTTAATAGTCGCTGTAATATTAATGTTGTAAATTACTCTATTTGGTGGGAGCGGGGAGTCGGGGACCAGTATGGTCAACGTTAGATCCATCCACCACAGCACTCGTTGTACAGTTATTGCGTTGCCTTCCTCTTACCCCCCATACATCGAGTGGGTTGAAGTTCAAAAACCTTAGCGCTAAACAAAAGTTCCCGCCACCATACAAATTTGTCAAATAATTCTTCACACATTTCTTCCCTCTCTCAACCTTCCTTCCCTAAAGTCCAACATTATAAACACGTACATAAAAATCACCCTTTGAAAACATCCCActctcttttccttcccaaCAAAAAACCTTTAAAAGTTTAGATACTGTTTACATAATgcaatgagatgaaagttgaataagatattgttaaaattttatttttttaatattgttattattttaaaatttaaaaaaattaaattatttattatattttatgtaagaatttgataaaattataatgataagatgatat containing:
- the LOC108987056 gene encoding mitochondrial import receptor subunit TOM20-like, translating into MDMQHGDLDRILFFEHARKTAEATYAKNPLDADNLTRWGGALLELSQFQSVAESKKMIQDAISKLEEALLVNPKKHDTLWCLANAHTSHAFFTPEQDEAKDYFDKAAFYFQQAVDEDPGNDLYRKSLEVAAKAPELHMEIHKHGLAQQAMGAAGPSTSSGSKTSSKKKKSSDLKYDIFGWIILAVGIVAWVGFAKSQLPPPPPPR